Proteins co-encoded in one Klebsiella michiganensis genomic window:
- a CDS encoding DNA processing protein DprA — protein MQRTEIWLRLMAVKGLSGNKYLKIAHFLERCPVVERESLLAAGLNPHEYALFKAFDERQLEASLLWLEEPNHSLLTAEDDLYPEQLRAINDYPGALFVAGKLSLLSQNQMAVVGSRNLSDYGERFCRQFCEVLAQSGLVITSGLALGIDGVAHRAALRVKGKTIAVLGNGLGSVHPKRHVMLARQILDQEGAVLSEFPLSCTPWPSNFPWRNRVISGLSRAVFVVEAGERSGSLVTARYAVEQGREVFALPGTIGSPGSDGPHWLIQQGANLVRSPQDILDYLSSELHWLPASHNVSIYSPNQQDGALPFPHLLANVGDEVTPVDVVAERAGQPVPETVAQLLELELAGWIAAVPGGYVRLRRACHVRRTNVLI, from the coding sequence GTGCAAAGAACGGAGATTTGGTTACGCCTTATGGCAGTTAAGGGGCTGAGCGGCAATAAGTATCTAAAAATAGCCCACTTCCTGGAGCGCTGCCCAGTGGTCGAAAGGGAGAGTCTGCTCGCGGCGGGATTAAATCCCCATGAATATGCATTATTTAAGGCATTTGATGAGCGCCAACTTGAAGCCAGCCTTCTCTGGCTTGAGGAACCGAATCACAGTCTGTTGACGGCAGAAGATGACCTCTATCCTGAGCAACTCAGGGCCATAAATGACTATCCCGGCGCTCTGTTTGTGGCCGGTAAACTTTCACTACTCAGCCAAAACCAGATGGCGGTTGTCGGCAGCCGCAACCTGTCAGATTACGGTGAACGTTTTTGCCGACAGTTTTGCGAAGTGCTTGCACAGTCTGGGTTGGTGATAACCAGCGGCCTGGCATTGGGCATCGATGGCGTGGCACACCGTGCAGCTCTCCGAGTAAAAGGCAAAACAATAGCGGTGTTAGGTAATGGATTAGGCAGCGTGCACCCTAAACGGCATGTGATGCTGGCCCGGCAAATTCTGGATCAGGAAGGGGCCGTGCTTTCCGAGTTTCCGCTTTCTTGCACGCCCTGGCCCTCGAACTTTCCGTGGCGCAACCGTGTTATCAGTGGGTTGAGTAGAGCCGTCTTTGTCGTAGAGGCCGGTGAGAGAAGTGGGTCGCTGGTGACTGCCCGCTATGCCGTTGAACAAGGTAGAGAGGTTTTTGCTCTGCCCGGTACGATAGGAAGTCCGGGGAGCGATGGCCCGCACTGGCTTATTCAGCAGGGGGCAAATTTGGTGCGAAGTCCGCAGGATATCCTCGATTATCTCTCCTCTGAACTCCACTGGCTTCCCGCTTCGCACAATGTGTCAATATATTCGCCAAATCAACAGGACGGCGCATTGCCATTTCCCCATCTGTTGGCTAACGTAGGAGATGAGGTTACACCTGTTGACGTCGTCGCTGAACGTGCCGGCCAACCTGTGCCAGAGACGGTAGCTCAGTTACTCGAACTGGAGTTAGCAGGATGGATCGCAGCTGTACCCGGCGGCTATGTCCGATTGAGGAGGGCATGCCATGTTCGACGTACTAATGTACTTATTTGA
- a CDS encoding peptide deformylase, with product MAVLQVLHIPDERLRKVAKPVEEVNADIQRIVDDMFDTMYAEEGIGLAATQVDIHQRIIVIDVSENRDEQLVLINPELLEKSGETGIEEGCLSIPEQRALVPRAEKVKIRALGRDGKAFELEADGLLAICIQHEMDHLVGKLFIDYLSPLKQQRIRQKVEKLDRLKAKA from the coding sequence ATGGCAGTTTTGCAAGTATTACATATTCCCGACGAGCGCCTTCGCAAAGTCGCTAAACCGGTTGAAGAAGTGAATGCGGACATTCAGCGTATCGTTGATGATATGTTCGATACGATGTATGCCGAAGAAGGCATTGGCCTGGCGGCTACACAGGTTGATATTCACCAGCGCATCATCGTGATTGATGTGTCTGAAAACCGTGACGAACAGCTGGTGCTGATTAATCCGGAACTGCTGGAAAAAAGCGGTGAGACCGGTATTGAAGAAGGTTGCCTGTCCATCCCTGAACAGCGTGCGCTAGTACCCCGTGCGGAAAAAGTGAAAATTCGCGCGCTCGGTCGTGACGGTAAAGCCTTTGAACTGGAGGCGGACGGCCTGCTGGCTATTTGTATCCAGCACGAAATGGATCATCTGGTCGGTAAGCTGTTTATCGATTATCTGTCGCCGCTAAAACAGCAGCGTATTCGCCAGAAAGTTGAAAAACTTGACCGTTTGAAAGCGAAAGCTTAA
- the fmt gene encoding methionyl-tRNA formyltransferase (modifies the free amino group of the aminoacyl moiety of methionyl-tRNA(fMet) which is important in translation initiation; inactivation of this gene in Escherichia coli severely impairs growth) has translation MSDSLRIIFAGTPDFAARHLDALLSSQHQVVGVFTQPDRPAGRGKKLMPSPVKVLAEEKGIPVFQPATLRKAENQQLVADLNADVMVVVAYGLILPQPVLDMPRLGCVNVHGSLLPRWRGAAPIQRSLWAGDAETGVTIMQMDIGLDTGDMLYKLSCPIEAEDTSGTLYDKLAGLGPKGLLDTLEQLANSTAMPEVQDEALVTYAEKLSKEEARINWNLSAAQLERCIRAFNPWPMSWLEIDGQPLKVWRASVINTQANSAPGTIVAASKQGIQVATSDGILNLEELQPAGKKAMKAQDLLNSRREWFEPGTVLA, from the coding sequence GTGTCAGATTCTCTGCGTATTATTTTCGCCGGAACTCCCGATTTTGCAGCGCGTCACCTTGACGCGCTGTTGTCTTCTCAGCACCAGGTCGTTGGGGTCTTTACCCAGCCAGATCGCCCGGCAGGCCGCGGTAAAAAACTCATGCCAAGCCCGGTTAAGGTGCTGGCGGAAGAGAAAGGCATCCCTGTCTTTCAACCCGCTACGCTGCGTAAAGCAGAAAACCAGCAGCTGGTTGCCGACCTCAATGCCGATGTTATGGTTGTGGTTGCGTATGGCCTGATTTTGCCTCAGCCGGTGCTTGATATGCCTCGTCTGGGCTGCGTAAATGTTCATGGCTCACTGCTGCCACGCTGGCGCGGTGCAGCACCAATTCAGCGTTCTCTCTGGGCCGGCGATGCAGAAACAGGCGTCACCATCATGCAAATGGACATCGGCCTCGATACCGGCGATATGCTGTATAAACTCTCTTGCCCGATTGAGGCAGAAGACACCAGCGGTACCCTCTACGATAAGCTCGCAGGACTCGGTCCTAAAGGCCTCCTGGACACTCTTGAACAACTAGCCAACAGCACGGCTATGCCAGAGGTTCAGGACGAAGCGCTGGTGACCTATGCTGAGAAACTTAGCAAAGAAGAGGCCCGTATCAACTGGAACCTCTCCGCAGCTCAACTGGAACGCTGTATTCGTGCCTTTAACCCATGGCCAATGAGCTGGCTGGAAATCGACGGGCAGCCGCTAAAAGTCTGGCGCGCGTCGGTCATCAACACTCAGGCAAATTCAGCACCGGGCACCATTGTTGCCGCCAGTAAACAAGGCATTCAGGTTGCGACCTCCGATGGCATTCTGAATCTTGAAGAACTGCAGCCTGCGGGTAAAAAAGCCATGAAAGCGCAGGATCTCCTGAATTCACGCCGTGAGTGGTTTGAACCAGGAACAGTCCTCGCCTGA
- a CDS encoding 16S rRNA methyltransferase (catalyzes the methylation of cytosine at position 967 (m5C967) of 16S rRNA; SAM-dependent methyltransferase), with translation MKKTLNLRSLAAQTIEQVVEQGQSLSNVLPAVQQKVSDKDRALLQELCFGVLRTLPQLDWLVGKLMSRPMTGKQRTIHYLIMVGIYQLLYTRIPAHAALAETVEGAIAIKRQAFKGLINGVLRQFQRQQENLMAEAAKHESRFLHPTWLLQRLKKAYPDCWESIVDANNQRPPMWLRVNRQHHTREAWMALLAEAGLEGHVHPKYRDAVRLDSPAPVQALPGFEQGWVTVQDASAQGSVDLLDPQNGDTILDLCAAPGGKTTHILEAAPNAKVMAVDVDAQRLKRVHENLERLGMKAEVKQGDGRFPAQWCGETKFDRILLDAPCSATGVIRRHPDIKWLRRDRDIAELVALQKEILDAIWPHLKSGGTLVYATCSILPDENKDQVSAFLARHVDAKLVETGDEKAPGIQNLPAADDGDGFYYAKLIKS, from the coding sequence ATGAAAAAAACACTAAACCTTCGCAGCCTGGCTGCCCAAACGATTGAACAAGTTGTCGAACAAGGACAATCATTAAGTAATGTACTGCCTGCGGTACAGCAGAAAGTGTCTGATAAAGACAGGGCCCTGCTGCAGGAGCTGTGCTTTGGCGTGCTGCGTACTCTTCCGCAGCTGGACTGGCTGGTTGGCAAACTGATGTCCCGCCCGATGACCGGAAAGCAGCGTACGATCCATTACTTAATTATGGTCGGCATTTATCAGCTTCTGTATACCCGCATTCCTGCGCATGCTGCGCTGGCTGAAACCGTTGAGGGCGCCATCGCCATCAAACGCCAGGCTTTTAAAGGCTTAATCAATGGTGTTCTACGCCAGTTCCAGCGTCAGCAAGAAAACCTGATGGCGGAAGCGGCTAAGCATGAAAGTCGTTTTCTGCACCCGACCTGGCTACTGCAGCGCTTGAAAAAAGCGTATCCGGACTGCTGGGAATCCATTGTCGATGCCAATAACCAGCGCCCTCCGATGTGGCTGCGTGTAAACCGCCAGCATCATACCCGTGAAGCATGGATGGCTTTGCTGGCTGAGGCAGGTCTGGAAGGCCATGTGCATCCCAAATACCGTGATGCTGTTCGCCTTGACTCACCGGCCCCCGTTCAGGCATTACCTGGTTTTGAACAAGGCTGGGTGACCGTGCAGGATGCTTCGGCTCAGGGTAGCGTTGATCTTTTAGATCCGCAAAATGGCGATACCATTCTGGATCTTTGTGCCGCACCGGGTGGTAAAACGACGCATATCCTGGAAGCCGCACCGAATGCGAAAGTTATGGCCGTCGACGTTGACGCTCAGCGCCTGAAACGCGTGCATGAAAATCTTGAGCGCCTTGGCATGAAAGCAGAAGTGAAACAGGGCGATGGCCGCTTCCCTGCGCAGTGGTGTGGCGAAACTAAGTTTGACCGTATTCTGCTTGACGCACCGTGCTCAGCAACCGGCGTTATTCGCCGCCATCCCGATATCAAGTGGCTGCGCCGCGACAGGGATATTGCGGAGCTGGTCGCCCTGCAAAAAGAGATTCTGGATGCTATCTGGCCTCACCTTAAATCCGGCGGTACGCTTGTCTATGCCACCTGTTCTATTCTGCCTGACGAGAATAAAGATCAGGTGAGCGCGTTTCTGGCGCGCCATGTCGATGCCAAACTGGTGGAAACCGGTGACGAGAAGGCACCGGGCATTCAAAATCTGCCTGCAGCAGACGACGGCGACGGCTTCTATTACGCTAAGCTAATTAAGAGCTGA
- the trkA gene encoding potassium transporter peripheral membrane component (involved in potassium uptake; found to be peripherally associated with the inner membrane in Escherichia coli; contains an NAD-binding domain) — protein sequence MKIIILGAGQVGGTLAENLVGENNDITVVDTNQARLRSLQDKFDLRVVQGHGSHPRVLREAGADDADMLVAVTSSDETNMIACQVAYSLFNTPNRIARIRAPDYVRDAEKLFNAEAVPIDHLIAPEQLVIDNIYRLIEYPGALQVVNFAEGKVSLAVVKAYYGGPLVGNALSTMREHMPHIDTRVAAIFRHDRPIRPQGSTIVEAGDEVFFIAASQNIRAVMSELQRLEKPYKRIMLVGGGNIGAGLAHRLEKDYSVKLIERDQQRASELAEMLQNTIVFYGDASDQELLAEEHIDQVDLFIAVTNDDEANIMSAMLAKRMGAKKVMVLIQRNAYVDLVQGSVIDIAISPQQATISALLGHVRKADIVGVSSLRRGVAEAIEAVAHGDESTSRVVGRVIDEIKLPPGTIIGAVVRGNDVMIANDNLRIEQGDHVIMFLTDKKFVSDVERLFQPSPFFL from the coding sequence ATGAAAATAATCATTCTGGGTGCAGGCCAGGTCGGTGGCACTCTGGCGGAAAACCTGGTCGGTGAAAACAACGATATTACCGTCGTCGACACGAACCAGGCTCGCCTGCGCAGCCTGCAGGATAAGTTCGACCTACGCGTAGTTCAGGGCCACGGCTCCCATCCCCGCGTACTTCGTGAAGCAGGGGCCGATGACGCCGACATGCTGGTTGCAGTAACCAGCTCTGACGAAACGAACATGATTGCTTGTCAGGTCGCCTATTCACTGTTTAATACACCGAACAGAATCGCCCGCATTCGAGCACCCGACTATGTTCGCGATGCAGAGAAGCTGTTCAATGCAGAAGCTGTCCCCATCGATCACCTGATTGCTCCTGAGCAACTGGTTATCGACAATATTTACCGCCTGATTGAGTACCCGGGTGCGCTTCAGGTCGTGAATTTTGCCGAAGGGAAAGTTAGCCTGGCCGTGGTAAAAGCTTACTATGGCGGCCCACTGGTGGGTAATGCACTGTCCACCATGCGCGAACATATGCCGCACATCGATACTCGTGTGGCGGCCATTTTCCGCCACGACCGTCCTATTCGTCCCCAGGGGTCAACAATTGTTGAAGCAGGCGACGAGGTCTTCTTTATCGCCGCTTCGCAAAATATCCGCGCGGTAATGAGCGAGCTTCAGCGCCTGGAAAAACCATACAAGCGCATCATGCTGGTAGGTGGCGGCAATATCGGTGCAGGTTTAGCGCACCGCCTCGAGAAAGATTACAGCGTAAAACTGATCGAGCGCGATCAGCAGCGAGCTTCTGAGCTCGCGGAAATGCTGCAAAACACCATCGTATTTTATGGTGATGCTTCAGATCAGGAGTTACTGGCAGAGGAACACATCGATCAGGTCGATCTCTTTATTGCGGTCACCAATGATGATGAAGCCAATATCATGTCGGCCATGCTGGCTAAGCGAATGGGGGCCAAAAAAGTCATGGTCCTTATACAGCGTAATGCCTATGTCGATTTAGTGCAGGGGAGCGTGATTGATATTGCGATTTCACCTCAGCAGGCAACCATTTCTGCTCTCCTCGGGCATGTGCGCAAAGCCGATATTGTGGGCGTTTCATCTCTTCGCCGCGGCGTTGCAGAAGCCATCGAGGCAGTCGCTCACGGAGATGAAAGCACCTCTCGCGTTGTGGGTCGAGTCATCGACGAGATAAAACTGCCGCCAGGCACTATCATTGGTGCAGTTGTACGCGGCAATGATGTCATGATTGCCAACGACAACCTCCGTATAGAACAGGGCGACCACGTTATTATGTTCTTAACGGATAAGAAGTTTGTCAGCGATGTCGAACGCCTGTTCCAGCCCAGCCCATTCTTCCTCTAA
- the mscL gene encoding large-conductance mechanosensitive channel (forms homopentamer; channel that opens in response to pressure or hypoosmotic shock), translating into MSILKEFREFAMRGNVVDLAVGVIIGAAFGKIVSSLVADIIMPPLGLLIGGVDFKQFALTLRDAQGDVPAVVMHYGVFIQNIFDFVIVAFAIFMAIKVINKLNRKKAEEPAAPPAPSKEEVLLSEIRDLLKEQNQRN; encoded by the coding sequence ATGAGTATTTTAAAAGAGTTTCGCGAATTCGCGATGCGCGGGAATGTTGTTGATTTGGCAGTGGGTGTGATTATTGGTGCAGCATTCGGGAAGATTGTTTCCTCACTGGTAGCGGATATTATTATGCCGCCACTGGGTTTGCTGATTGGTGGCGTTGACTTTAAACAGTTTGCTTTAACATTGCGCGATGCCCAGGGCGATGTACCTGCGGTAGTCATGCACTACGGCGTATTTATTCAGAATATTTTTGACTTCGTGATTGTCGCGTTTGCTATCTTCATGGCTATCAAAGTTATCAATAAACTGAATCGTAAAAAGGCTGAAGAACCTGCGGCCCCTCCGGCACCATCTAAAGAGGAAGTGCTGCTGAGCGAAATTCGCGACCTGCTGAAAGAACAGAATCAACGAAATTAA
- the zntR gene encoding zinc-responsive transcriptional regulator (mediates expression of the zinc export protein ZntA in response to high levels of zinc; member of MerR family of transcriptional regulators) encodes MFRIGELAKLADVTPDTIRYYEKQNMMDHEVRTEGGFRLYSDSDLQRLKFIRYAKQLGFTLEAIRELLSIRIDPEHHTCQESKGIVQSRLSEVESKIKELQNMRRSLQRLNDACCGSAHSSVYCSILEALEQGASSKK; translated from the coding sequence ATGTTTCGTATAGGTGAACTAGCAAAACTGGCGGATGTGACGCCGGACACTATTCGTTACTACGAAAAGCAAAACATGATGGATCACGAAGTGCGAACGGAGGGTGGTTTTCGCCTATACAGCGACAGCGATCTTCAGCGCCTTAAATTCATCCGCTACGCTAAGCAGCTTGGTTTTACGCTTGAGGCCATCCGGGAACTGTTATCGATCCGTATCGATCCTGAGCATCATACTTGCCAGGAATCTAAAGGGATTGTGCAGAGCAGATTGAGCGAGGTTGAGTCAAAAATCAAGGAATTGCAGAATATGCGACGTTCCCTGCAGCGTCTGAACGATGCCTGCTGTGGCAGCGCGCACAGTAGCGTTTACTGTTCTATCCTTGAAGCGCTGGAACAGGGCGCCAGCAGTAAAAAATAG
- the rplQ gene encoding 50S ribosomal protein L17 (is a component of the macrolide binding site in the peptidyl transferase center), which produces MRHRKSGRQLNRNSSHRQAMFRNMAGSLVRHEIIKTTLPKAKELRRVVEPLITLAKTDNVANRRLAFARTRDNEIVAKLFNELGPRFASRAGGYTRILKCGFRAGDNAPMAYIELVDRAESQTEAAAE; this is translated from the coding sequence ATGCGCCATCGTAAGAGTGGTCGTCAACTGAACCGCAACAGCAGCCATCGCCAGGCTATGTTCCGCAACATGGCAGGTTCACTGGTTCGTCATGAGATCATCAAGACGACCCTGCCTAAAGCGAAAGAGCTGCGTCGCGTAGTTGAGCCGCTGATTACTCTTGCCAAGACTGACAACGTTGCTAATCGTCGTCTGGCATTCGCCCGCACTCGTGATAACGAGATCGTGGCAAAACTGTTTAATGAACTGGGTCCGCGTTTCGCGAGCCGTGCAGGTGGTTACACTCGTATTCTGAAGTGTGGCTTCCGTGCTGGTGACAATGCTCCGATGGCTTACATCGAGCTGGTTGATCGCGCCGAGTCTCAAACAGAAGCTGCTGCAGAGTAA
- a CDS encoding DNA-directed RNA polymerase subunit alpha (catalyzes the transcription of DNA into RNA using the four ribonucleoside triphosphates as substrates. Dimerization of the alpha subunit is the first step in the sequential assembly of subunits to form the holoenzyme): MQGSVTEFLKPRLVDIEQVSSTHAKVTLEPLERGFGHTLGNALRRILLSSMPGCAVTEVEIDGVLHEYSTKEGVQEDILEILLNLKGLAVRVQGKDEVILTLNKSGIGPVTAADITHDGDVEIVKPQHVICHLTDENAAISMRIKVQRGRGYVPASTRIHSEEDERPIGRLLVDACYSPVERIAYNVEAARVEQRTDLDKLVIEMETNGTIDPEEAIRRAATILAEQLEAFVDLRDVRQPEVKEEKPEFDPILLRPVDDLELTVRSANCLKAEAIHYIGDLVQRTEVELLKTPNLGKKSLTEIKDVLASRGLSLGMRLENWPPASIADE, translated from the coding sequence ATGCAGGGTTCTGTGACAGAGTTTCTAAAACCACGCCTGGTAGATATCGAGCAAGTGAGTTCGACGCACGCCAAGGTGACCCTTGAGCCGTTAGAGCGTGGCTTTGGCCATACTCTTGGTAACGCACTGCGCCGTATTCTGCTTTCATCGATGCCGGGTTGCGCGGTGACTGAGGTTGAGATTGATGGTGTACTGCACGAGTACAGCACCAAAGAAGGCGTTCAGGAAGATATCCTGGAAATCCTGCTCAACCTGAAAGGGCTGGCGGTAAGAGTTCAAGGTAAAGATGAAGTTATTCTTACCCTGAATAAATCTGGCATTGGCCCTGTGACCGCAGCCGATATCACCCATGATGGTGATGTCGAAATCGTCAAGCCGCAGCATGTGATCTGCCACCTGACCGATGAGAACGCCGCTATTAGCATGCGTATCAAAGTTCAGCGCGGTCGCGGTTATGTGCCGGCTTCTACCCGAATTCATTCGGAAGAAGATGAGCGCCCAATCGGCCGTCTGCTGGTCGACGCCTGCTACAGCCCTGTAGAGCGTATTGCCTACAATGTTGAAGCTGCGCGTGTAGAACAGCGTACCGACCTGGACAAGCTGGTCATCGAAATGGAAACCAACGGCACAATCGATCCTGAAGAGGCGATTCGTCGTGCGGCGACCATTCTGGCAGAACAACTTGAAGCTTTCGTTGACCTACGTGATGTTCGTCAGCCGGAAGTTAAAGAAGAGAAACCAGAATTCGATCCGATCTTGCTGCGCCCTGTTGACGATCTGGAATTGACTGTCCGCTCTGCTAACTGCCTCAAGGCAGAAGCTATCCACTATATCGGTGATCTGGTACAGCGTACCGAGGTTGAGCTGCTCAAAACGCCTAACCTGGGTAAAAAATCTCTTACTGAGATTAAAGACGTGCTGGCTTCTCGTGGTTTGTCTCTGGGCATGCGCCTGGAAAACTGGCCACCAGCAAGCATTGCTGACGAGTAA
- a CDS encoding 30S ribosomal protein S4 has protein sequence MARYLGPKLKLSRREGTDLFLKSGVRAIDTKCKIEQAPGQHGARKPRLSDYGVQLREKQKVRRIYGVLERQFRNYYKEAARLKGNTGENLLALLEGRLDNVVYRMGFGATRAEARQLVSHKAIMVNGRVVNIASYQVTPNDVVSIREKAKKQSRVKAALELAEQREKPTWLEVDAAKMEGVFKRKPERTDLSADINEHLIVELYSK, from the coding sequence ATGGCAAGATATTTGGGTCCTAAGCTCAAGCTGAGCCGTCGTGAGGGCACCGACTTATTCCTTAAGTCTGGCGTTCGCGCGATCGATACCAAGTGTAAAATTGAACAAGCTCCTGGCCAGCACGGTGCGCGTAAACCGCGTCTGTCTGACTATGGTGTGCAGTTGCGTGAAAAGCAGAAAGTTCGCCGTATCTACGGTGTGCTGGAGCGTCAGTTCCGTAACTATTATAAAGAAGCAGCTCGTCTGAAAGGCAACACCGGTGAAAACCTGTTGGCTCTGCTGGAAGGCCGTCTGGACAACGTTGTTTACCGTATGGGCTTCGGCGCTACTCGTGCAGAAGCACGTCAGCTGGTTAGCCACAAAGCTATTATGGTAAATGGTCGCGTTGTTAACATCGCTTCTTATCAGGTAACTCCGAATGACGTAGTCAGCATCCGTGAGAAAGCCAAAAAGCAATCTCGCGTTAAGGCCGCTCTGGAGCTGGCTGAGCAGCGTGAAAAGCCAACCTGGCTGGAAGTTGATGCTGCCAAGATGGAAGGTGTGTTCAAGCGTAAGCCTGAGCGTACAGATCTGTCTGCGGACATTAACGAACACCTGATCGTCGAGCTTTACTCCAAGTAA
- a CDS encoding 30S ribosomal protein S11, whose amino-acid sequence MAKAPIRARKRVRKTVSDGVAHVHASFNNTIVTITDRQGNALGWATAGGSGFRGSRKSTPFAAQVAAERCAEAVKEYGIKNLEVMVKGPGPGRESTIRALNAAGFRITNITDVTPIPHNGCRPPKKRRV is encoded by the coding sequence ATGGCAAAGGCACCAATTCGTGCACGTAAACGTGTAAGAAAAACAGTCTCTGACGGCGTGGCTCATGTCCATGCTTCTTTCAACAACACCATCGTTACTATTACCGATCGTCAGGGTAATGCGTTGGGTTGGGCAACTGCCGGTGGTTCCGGTTTCCGTGGTTCTCGCAAATCCACTCCGTTTGCAGCTCAGGTTGCAGCAGAGCGTTGCGCAGAAGCCGTGAAAGAATACGGTATCAAGAACCTGGAAGTTATGGTTAAGGGTCCTGGCCCAGGCCGCGAATCAACTATTCGTGCTCTGAACGCCGCTGGTTTCCGCATCACTAATATTACTGATGTGACTCCAATCCCTCATAACGGTTGTCGTCCGCCGAAAAAACGTCGCGTATAA
- a CDS encoding 30S ribosomal protein S13: MARIAGINIPDQKHAVIALTSIYGVGKTRSKAICAAAGIAEDVKISELSEEQIDTLRDEVAKFVVEGDLRREVSMSIKRLMDLGCYRGLRHRRGLPVRGQRTKTNARTRKGPRKPIKK; this comes from the coding sequence GTGGCCCGTATAGCAGGCATTAACATTCCTGATCAAAAACACGCCGTGATCGCGTTAACCTCGATCTACGGTGTCGGCAAGACTCGCTCCAAGGCCATTTGCGCTGCGGCGGGTATCGCTGAAGATGTTAAGATCAGTGAGCTGTCTGAAGAACAAATCGACACGCTGCGTGACGAAGTTGCCAAATTTGTCGTTGAAGGTGATCTGCGCCGTGAAGTGAGCATGAGCATCAAGCGTCTGATGGACCTTGGTTGCTATCGCGGTTTGCGTCATCGTCGTGGTCTGCCAGTGCGCGGTCAGCGTACTAAGACCAACGCACGTACCCGTAAGGGTCCGCGCAAACCGATCAAGAAATAA
- a CDS encoding 50S ribosomal protein L36: MKVRASVKKLCRNCKIVKRDGVIRVICSVEPKHKQRQG, from the coding sequence ATGAAAGTTCGTGCTTCCGTCAAGAAATTATGTCGTAACTGCAAAATCGTTAAGCGTGACGGTGTTATTCGCGTGATTTGCAGCGTAGAGCCGAAGCATAAACAGCGTCAAGGCTGA